A single Longimicrobiales bacterium DNA region contains:
- the phoU gene encoding phosphate signaling complex protein PhoU, producing MRHFQEGLDELKSTLVGMAGLAEEQVRKAVQALIDRDTDLAQEVVAGDDAIDELEVQVDNMAINLLALQQPMARDLRFIMMAMKIGNDLERVGDHAENIADAVKYMVSAPPFPVLPEVEEMVRLATDMLADSLDAFVRADAAAAVEILKRDDRVDELHDNNFRILLTHMMEDPRRITAGMDLLLISGNLERIADLATNICEEVIFLVRGRSVKHNPEARA from the coding sequence ATGAGGCACTTCCAGGAGGGACTCGACGAGCTGAAATCCACTCTGGTCGGAATGGCGGGCCTCGCCGAGGAGCAGGTACGCAAGGCGGTGCAGGCGCTGATCGACCGGGATACGGACCTGGCACAGGAAGTCGTGGCCGGCGATGACGCCATCGACGAGCTGGAGGTCCAGGTCGACAACATGGCCATCAACCTGCTGGCGCTGCAGCAGCCGATGGCGCGTGACCTCCGATTCATCATGATGGCAATGAAGATCGGCAACGACCTGGAGCGCGTGGGCGATCATGCGGAGAACATTGCGGACGCCGTGAAGTACATGGTGTCCGCTCCGCCGTTCCCCGTGCTGCCCGAAGTCGAGGAGATGGTGCGGCTGGCGACCGACATGCTGGCCGACTCGCTCGATGCGTTCGTGCGCGCGGATGCAGCCGCGGCGGTGGAGATCCTGAAGCGGGATGACCGCGTCGATGAGCTGCACGACAATAATTTCAGGATCCTGCTCACACACATGATGGAGGACCCGCGCCGGATCACCGCGGGCATGGACCTGCTGCTGATCTCCGGCAACCTCGAGCGCATTGCGGATCTGGCAACGAATATATGCGAGGAGGTGATCTTCCTCGTGCGCGGCCGGTCGGTAAAGCACAATCCGGAGGCCAGGGCCTGA